Proteins co-encoded in one Syntrophobacterales bacterium genomic window:
- a CDS encoding alpha/beta hydrolase: protein MPYAVTDDGVKLYYEETGSGVPVIFVHEFAGDQRSWEQQIRCFGRRYRAIAYNARGYPPSDVPEAVSCYSQNRAADDIAAVLDHLGIERAHAVGLSMGGFAVLHFGFRHPERARSLTVCGCGYGAEPSQREQFRTEASTIAAFIQSQGMAAFADQYAYGPTRVQFENKDPRGFAEFKRLLAGHSAAGSANTMLGCQRERPSLYNLVDQMKALSVPTLIMMGDEDWPCLTPGILLKQNIPAAAMVVMPNCGHGINVEEPGMFNAIVGDFLAQVESGRWPTRDPRAVTPSITGMR from the coding sequence ATGCCATACGCAGTCACGGACGACGGGGTGAAACTCTATTACGAGGAGACCGGATCAGGCGTGCCGGTGATCTTTGTGCATGAATTCGCCGGAGACCAACGCAGTTGGGAGCAGCAAATCAGGTGTTTCGGCAGGCGCTATCGCGCCATCGCCTATAATGCGCGCGGCTATCCGCCCTCCGACGTGCCGGAGGCGGTCTCCTGCTATTCCCAGAACCGCGCCGCCGACGATATTGCCGCAGTGCTCGATCATCTCGGCATTGAGCGCGCGCATGCAGTCGGCCTGTCGATGGGTGGTTTCGCCGTGCTGCACTTCGGTTTCCGCCATCCGGAGCGCGCCCGCTCGCTCACCGTCTGCGGCTGCGGCTACGGCGCCGAGCCGTCGCAGCGCGAGCAGTTTCGCACCGAGGCTTCGACGATCGCCGCCTTCATCCAGAGCCAAGGGATGGCCGCCTTTGCGGACCAATATGCGTACGGCCCTACCCGCGTGCAGTTCGAGAACAAGGACCCGCGCGGTTTCGCCGAATTCAAGCGCCTGCTGGCCGGCCATTCCGCCGCCGGGTCGGCCAATACGATGCTTGGCTGCCAGCGCGAACGGCCGTCGCTTTACAACCTGGTGGATCAGATGAAGGCGCTGAGTGTGCCGACGCTGATCATGATGGGTGACGAGGACTGGCCCTGCCTGACGCCGGGGATTCTGCTGAAGCAGAACATCCCGGCGGCGGCCATGGTGGTCATGCCGAATTGCGGTCACGGCATTAACGTGGAGGAGCCGGGGATGTTTAACGCGATCGTCGGCGACTTCCTTGCGCAGGTGGAGAGCGGCCGCTGGCCCACTCGTGACCCCCGCGCGGTGACGCCGTCGATCACCGGCATGCGCTGA